The following DNA comes from Methanomassiliicoccales archaeon.
GTGGAAGAACGGCGACGGTTCCTGGCTGCGCAGCATGATAAGGCCGATGGAGGTGCTGCTTGAGCCTCTTCCAAAGGTCATCGTCAAGGATAATGCGGTGGACGCTGTATCGCATGGTGCTGACCTCAACGCCCCAGGCGTGGTCTCCTTGGACGAGAGCATAGAGAAGGGCGGCCCAGTAGCCCTTTTCACCATGAAGGGCGAGGCCTTGGGACTGGGGACCGCCAACATGTCCGCCCGGGACATGTACAAGGCCTACAAGGGCAAGGCGGTCAAGACCGTACGCGTTTTCCTTCCGGAAGGGACGTACCCCCGCATGTGGGGAGATCAGCAGTAGCAGCCCAGATTGCTCTGCCCTTTCTTGGCCTTCATCAAAGGTATGGCCGTGATGTCCAGGCGTTTCTTTATCTCGCTGGCCAGAAGCTCTTCCGACCCGTGGTGCGTGTAGACGACGGAGGGATCACACTTCTTAACGAAGTCGATGAGCTCGTAGAAATCGGCGTGGTCCGAGTAAGCGAAACCCTGGTCCATGCCCCAGCTCATCTTGCCGAGCGACCGGCTCCGGGCGTCCAGGCACCAGCCGGAGACGTCGGCGGAGCGCTTCTTCCTAAGCATGTCCAGGCCGTTCTCCCCCCAGGCGCCGGGACTGATGACCAGCTGCGGTCCCTTGTCGCTGGGGTCGAACGGCAAATAATCGAACTTCAGGTCGTCCGCCTCCAACATGCGGGTGGTGTCCAGCACCGAGCCGTGAAGCCGGGGCTGGAACCCCTTGAGCATGGTGATCAGTTCTTGGGATTTGCCGAGGGGGTAGGCGTGCAGGACCGCGGAGTACTCTTGGTTCAGTATGTCCTCCACCCAGTCGCGTATGACCTTGACCATCTCGTTGCGGTCCGGGAATCTGTAGCGAGGGTTCCCGTACGTCGCTTCGATTATCAGCACGTCGCACTTCTGCGGTCGGGCGCCTTCCATGTCCAGGCGGTCCTGGGGGCAGAAATCGCCGGTGTACAGCACCTTCTGTCCCGCGTCGAGCATGAACATGTTCGAGCCTATTATGTGCCCGGCCCCGCTGGCCTTGACCAGAGGACTTTTTCCTTTCTCCACGTTCTCCAGGTAGGTCTTGGACTTCTTGCTCTTCACCCTTCCGCGCATGCAGCGCAGGGTGATGTCCGAGCAGAAGAGCGGGCCGCCGTCGAAGCTCGTGGGCATGTGGTCGGAATGGGCGTGGGACACGCAGCAGATGCCCTCAGCGGACACCTTGCGGGGATCGAGGAAGAACTTCACCTCGCCCGAGGTGACCTCG
Coding sequences within:
- a CDS encoding MBL fold metallo-hydrolase, which gives rise to MDRDGPSVQIGNGIEVTSGEVKFFLDPRKVSAEGICCVSHAHSDHMPTSFDGGPLFCSDITLRCMRGRVKSKKSKTYLENVEKGKSPLVKASGAGHIIGSNMFMLDAGQKVLYTGDFCPQDRLDMEGARPQKCDVLIIEATYGNPRYRFPDRNEMVKVIRDWVEDILNQEYSAVLHAYPLGKSQELITMLKGFQPRLHGSVLDTTRMLEADDLKFDYLPFDPSDKGPQLVISPGAWGENGLDMLRKKRSADVSGWCLDARSRSLGKMSWGMDQGFAYSDHADFYELIDFVKKCDPSVVYTHHGSEELLASEIKKRLDITAIPLMKAKKGQSNLGCYC